The proteins below are encoded in one region of Paenisporosarcina cavernae:
- a CDS encoding phospholipase D family protein: protein MNNKKRKEWSTRKRIVMGSIGVFALIYIAVILYNTYRPLPEGVSYKGEMHSLDNVTFLTDLTFADDQKGTNRRSEQEIFEHLYQMIDEANDFIVLDMFLMDGYNDDEESFPKIAETLSSKLAEKKKENPDMKIVYITDPINKGYGSYESKWFDKLDEAGVEIVYTDLDKLRDSTPIYSGVYRIFFQWFETGTNGWIKNLMADEAPDMTAHSYLKLLNIKANHRKVVITDKEALVTSSNPHNASGLHGNIALAVNGPIMNDILEAEEAVSIFSGGPKLPRVDAKEQKGEYKAQYVTERKILKALLKDIEATKKGDTIRLEMFFVAKRDIVNALVDASNRGVDVKMILDPNANSFGQEKSGLPNRPMAQELMEDSQNKIDIRWYNTVVGQYHTKMIMIQTDEKTVFSSGSANYTERTLDDYNLEANLRVEAPNDSKLVNEMTTYFDRLWNNEDAMYTLDVEEYQDDFTFWQRWIYTIQKILKVTTY from the coding sequence ATGAACAACAAGAAACGCAAAGAATGGAGCACACGCAAACGTATTGTGATGGGCTCCATTGGTGTGTTCGCACTTATTTATATAGCGGTCATTTTATATAATACATATCGACCATTACCAGAAGGTGTCTCTTACAAAGGGGAGATGCATTCCTTAGATAATGTGACGTTTTTAACTGATCTAACGTTTGCGGACGATCAAAAAGGAACTAATCGTCGGTCGGAGCAAGAAATATTTGAACATCTTTATCAAATGATTGACGAAGCGAATGATTTCATTGTTTTAGATATGTTCTTGATGGATGGGTATAACGATGATGAGGAAAGCTTCCCGAAAATAGCAGAGACATTATCGAGCAAATTAGCGGAGAAGAAGAAAGAAAATCCCGATATGAAAATCGTCTACATTACAGATCCGATCAATAAGGGATACGGATCGTATGAAAGTAAGTGGTTTGATAAACTAGATGAAGCAGGAGTTGAGATTGTCTATACGGATTTAGACAAACTTCGCGATTCGACACCTATTTATTCAGGCGTTTATCGTATTTTCTTTCAGTGGTTTGAAACGGGTACGAATGGCTGGATAAAAAACTTAATGGCAGATGAAGCGCCAGATATGACCGCACACTCTTATTTAAAGCTATTAAATATTAAAGCGAATCACCGTAAAGTGGTAATCACAGATAAAGAAGCACTTGTCACTTCTTCTAATCCTCATAATGCAAGTGGATTGCATGGAAATATTGCATTAGCAGTCAACGGGCCAATTATGAACGATATATTAGAAGCGGAAGAAGCTGTTTCCATCTTTTCTGGCGGTCCAAAATTACCTAGAGTCGATGCGAAAGAACAAAAAGGAGAATACAAAGCGCAGTATGTAACGGAACGCAAAATTCTAAAAGCTTTGCTGAAAGATATCGAAGCGACGAAAAAAGGCGATACAATTCGATTAGAGATGTTTTTTGTCGCGAAACGAGATATCGTGAATGCGTTAGTAGACGCTTCTAATCGAGGCGTGGATGTTAAGATGATTTTAGATCCAAATGCCAACTCCTTTGGACAAGAAAAATCTGGTTTACCAAATAGACCAATGGCACAAGAACTAATGGAAGACTCGCAAAACAAAATTGATATTCGCTGGTATAATACCGTTGTTGGGCAATACCATACAAAAATGATTATGATTCAAACAGACGAGAAGACGGTTTTCTCTAGTGGTTCTGCGAACTACACAGAACGTACGTTGGATGATTACAATTTAGAAGCAAATCTTCGTGTGGAAGCACCAAATGACAGTAAACTCGTCAACGAAATGACCACGTATTTTGACCGACTCTGGAACAATGAAGATGCGATGTACACATTAGACGTGGAAGAATATCAAGATGACTTTACATTTTGGCAGCGCTGGATTTATACCATTCAGAAAATCTTGAAAGTTACCACGTATTAA
- a CDS encoding ABC-F family ATP-binding cassette domain-containing protein, which yields MLLVENLAHTFGDRTLFKEVSFRIVEGEHVGLVGANGVGKSTLMSILTGELIHDTGKVEWLPHAQYGYLDQHTRLTPGRTMRETLQDAFLPLYKKEEEMNEIAGKMAEATPEELDELLDQMASIQDALDAGDFYTLDMKIEEVARGLGLDAIGLDRDVSALSGGQRTKVLLAKLLLEKPKVLLLDEPTNYLDEEHVTWLSNYLKDYPYAFLLISHDTEFMNGVVDVIFHLEFSKLSRYTATYEKFLELAEINKRQHIDAYEKQQEFIKKQEDFIAKNKARYSTTGRAKSRQKQLDRIERIDRPETAAKPQFDFKESRGSSRFVIEAENVLIGYDKPLLPPLSFTIERGEKIALVGMNGVGKSTLLKTMLGKIPSLGGKVSRGDFLFPSYFEQEVKAGNTTPIDEVWNSFPSMDQNQVRALLARTGLKNEHISRPMSQLSGGEQAKVRICKLMMEESNWLLFDEPTNHLDIFAKEELKRAMSEYKGTIVLVSHEPDFYEGLVTKVWNVEDWFQTGHQE from the coding sequence ATGTTATTAGTTGAAAATTTAGCACATACATTTGGAGATCGAACCCTTTTTAAAGAGGTTTCATTCCGAATCGTTGAAGGAGAACACGTAGGACTTGTCGGCGCTAACGGCGTTGGAAAATCCACGCTAATGAGTATTTTAACGGGCGAACTGATCCACGATACGGGAAAAGTTGAGTGGCTACCTCATGCACAATACGGATATTTGGATCAACATACCCGTCTTACACCTGGAAGAACAATGCGCGAAACATTACAAGATGCCTTTCTTCCACTTTACAAAAAAGAAGAAGAGATGAACGAGATTGCAGGGAAAATGGCAGAAGCAACACCGGAAGAATTGGATGAGTTATTAGATCAAATGGCCTCGATTCAAGATGCACTTGATGCGGGTGATTTTTACACGTTAGATATGAAAATTGAAGAAGTAGCTCGCGGACTAGGATTAGATGCAATCGGTTTAGATCGTGATGTATCAGCACTGTCAGGTGGACAACGCACGAAAGTACTCTTGGCGAAATTATTATTAGAAAAACCGAAAGTGCTATTACTTGATGAGCCAACAAACTATCTAGACGAAGAGCATGTAACGTGGTTATCAAATTATTTAAAAGATTACCCGTATGCTTTTTTACTTATCTCACATGACACTGAATTTATGAATGGCGTCGTAGATGTTATTTTCCATTTAGAGTTTTCGAAACTGTCTCGTTATACCGCAACGTACGAAAAATTCCTAGAGTTAGCAGAGATAAATAAACGCCAACATATTGATGCTTATGAAAAACAGCAAGAATTCATTAAAAAGCAAGAAGATTTCATCGCCAAAAATAAGGCGCGTTATTCCACAACTGGGCGTGCAAAATCTCGTCAAAAACAATTAGATCGTATTGAGCGAATTGATCGTCCGGAAACTGCAGCAAAACCGCAGTTCGACTTTAAAGAATCGCGTGGATCAAGTCGTTTCGTTATCGAAGCAGAAAATGTCTTAATTGGTTATGACAAACCTTTACTCCCTCCATTGTCGTTTACCATCGAACGTGGAGAAAAAATCGCGCTCGTCGGAATGAATGGCGTCGGAAAATCGACGTTACTGAAAACGATGCTCGGGAAAATCCCTTCCCTAGGTGGAAAAGTTTCTCGAGGAGACTTCTTATTCCCTTCGTATTTCGAACAAGAAGTGAAAGCCGGCAACACAACACCAATCGATGAAGTATGGAACTCGTTTCCAAGTATGGATCAAAACCAAGTGCGTGCCTTACTTGCACGAACAGGCTTAAAAAATGAGCATATCTCTCGTCCAATGAGCCAGCTTAGTGGTGGAGAACAAGCAAAAGTGCGTATTTGTAAACTTATGATGGAAGAGTCCAACTGGTTACTTTTTGACGAGCCAACTAACCATTTAGATATTTTCGCCAAAGAAGAATTGAAACGTGCCATGAGTGAATACAAAGGAACGATCGTGCTCGTTAGTCACGAACCGGATTTTTACGAAGGCTTAGTAACAAAAGTTTGGAATGTCGAAGATTGGTTCCAAACTGGTCATCAAGAATAA
- a CDS encoding SE1832 family protein, translating to MDRKQLEYQIAELKMDYIRLQGDIEKLESTGHPAMIEQAEQRLANMEVQLADLNKQLAAM from the coding sequence ATGGATCGCAAACAGCTAGAATACCAAATTGCTGAACTTAAAATGGACTATATACGCTTGCAAGGAGATATCGAAAAGCTGGAATCGACCGGTCATCCTGCAATGATTGAGCAAGCAGAACAACGCTTAGCCAATATGGAAGTACAACTCGCAGATCTTAACAAACAGCTCGCGGCGATGTAG
- a CDS encoding oxidoreductase: MKKKAALLVGATGLVGNEVLHLLCEREEYAAIHVLSRRELAFSHPKMDVLVKDFDAIEVEDVEIADDFFCCIGTTIKKAGSEDAFEEVDVTFPVKLASFAKKKGMQHMLVISAMGANAESPIFYNQMKGKLEQQLTELSISRLSIFRPSLLKGERDEFRLGETIGNKLLTGLRPFLLGPMKKYRAIEAKQVAIAMVSTALRANRKVVSVYTSDQLAKMSIPVKKEEAPIPREALFNWESRKEIFIEEERGEEDA, translated from the coding sequence ATGAAAAAGAAAGCTGCATTGCTCGTGGGAGCAACTGGATTAGTTGGGAATGAAGTGTTGCACCTTTTATGTGAACGAGAAGAATACGCGGCAATTCACGTGCTATCGAGAAGGGAACTGGCCTTTTCCCATCCGAAGATGGATGTACTCGTGAAAGATTTTGATGCGATTGAAGTAGAAGACGTGGAAATAGCAGATGACTTTTTTTGCTGCATCGGGACAACGATTAAAAAAGCAGGATCAGAAGATGCATTTGAAGAAGTAGATGTCACATTTCCAGTGAAACTTGCTTCATTCGCAAAGAAAAAGGGCATGCAACATATGCTCGTCATTTCAGCGATGGGGGCAAACGCAGAATCGCCTATATTTTATAATCAGATGAAAGGGAAATTAGAGCAGCAATTGACAGAGCTGTCAATTTCTCGATTATCGATTTTCCGGCCATCCTTATTAAAAGGAGAGCGGGATGAATTTCGTTTAGGAGAAACGATTGGCAACAAATTGCTTACTGGGTTGCGACCGTTTTTACTTGGACCCATGAAAAAGTACAGGGCGATAGAAGCAAAACAAGTCGCAATTGCGATGGTTTCTACAGCTTTACGGGCAAATCGAAAAGTCGTGAGTGTGTATACGTCGGACCAGTTGGCGAAAATGTCTATACCGGTTAAAAAAGAAGAAGCTCCGATTCCGAGAGAAGCACTTTTCAATTGGGAATCGAGAAAAGAGATATTTATCGAAGAAGAAAGAGGGGAAGAAGATGCTTGA